In Streptomyces sp. HUAS ZL42, the DNA window GCGATCCACGGCTCGTCCGCCACGTCCCGCGGTGTCACGCGCCGTTTGGCGGCGAGGGGGTGCCCGGCGGGCATCGCCACGTCGAGCGGCTCGTGCAGCAGCGCGGTCACGGTCACCGTGCGCGGCCACGGCGGGGCGTGGTCGAGGCGGTGGGCGAGCACGAGGTCGTACTCCCTGGTGAGCCGGGGGAAGTCCTCCTGCGGGACGTCCTCGTCGGCGAGGGACAGCGCCGGTGCCCCGTGGGTGGCCGAGGCCCGCAGCAGCAGCGGGAAGAACGCCGCGCCCGCACTGTGGAACGCCGCCACCGACACCTCGCCGCCCGGCCTGGCGACGAACTCGTCCACGGCGTGCCGGGCCCGGGCCAGCGCGGTCTCCACCTCGGCGGCCGCGCCCGCCAGCGCCTGCCCCGCGTCGGTGAGCACCAGCCGCCGCCCGTGCCGCTCGGTGAGCGGCACGGGGATCGCACGCTGCAGCAGCCGCAACTGCTGCGAGATCGCCGACGGCGTCACCAGCAGCGCCTCGGCGACCGCGGTGACACTGCCCAGCTCGCCCAGCTCGCGCAGGATCCGCAGCTGCCGTTCGTCCATTCCCGCAGTCTAGGCACATGCTGAAGGGAAACTAAAAGATCGTTTAAGGAAGTGGTTCTGGGCTACAGGGTCGCCGGTGATGCACGGTGGGCGGGTGTCCAACGCCCGACGTACCGATGCGGTACTCCTCCTGGTCGCGATCGTCTGGGGTTCCAGCTATCTGTCCGCCCAGACGGCCACCGCCGCCCTGCCCGTCCTGACGGTCCTGCTGGCGCGGTACGCGCTCTCCGCGCTCGCCTGTGTCGGTCTGATGACCGCCCGCCGCCACGGACCGCGCCGATGGACCCGAGCCGAGGTGCGGGCCGGTCTGCCGCTCGGCGTGACCCAGGCCGCGGTCCTGGTCGTGGAGACCTACGGCGTCGCCCACACCACCGCCGCCAACGCCGGCCTGATCATCAGTCTGACCATCGTGCTCACCCCGCTGCTCGACCGCTCCGGTCACCCGGGTGGACTGCCGCCCTCCTTCTTCGCCGCCGCCGGTGTGTGCGTCGTCGCCGTCGGCCTGCTGATGTCCGGCAGCGGCTTTCACGCACTCCGCCTCGGCGACCTGCTGATGCTCGCCGCCGCCGGTGTCCGTGCGGTCCATGTCTGCCTCGTCGGCCGGCTCACCACGGACCGGACGATCCGACCCTTGCATCTGACGGCAGTTCAGACCCTCGTCGGCACCGTGCTGTTCCTTCCCGCGGCCGTGCCCGGGCTGCCGGACCTGGCCCGCGCGGGTGCCGCGACCTGGACGCAGCTGCTGTATCTCGCCCTGTTCTGCAGTGTGTTCGCCTTCCTCGCGCAGACCTGGGCCGTCCAGCGCACGTCCGCCAGCCGGGCCAGCCTGCTGCTCGGCACGGAGCCCGTCTGGGCGGCGGCGTTCGGTGTCGCCCTCGGCGGCGAGCACCTCACCGCGCTCACCGGTCTCGGCGCGGCCCTCATGGTCGCCGGGACCTACTGGGGCCAGTCGGTGGAACGCGCCCACCGCACGGCCCGGCCGCCCGGCAAGACGCACGGCACCGCCCCGGCGTCCCGGCCCACCGCTCACCCCACCGAAGAGGACACCGCACCCGCATGCCCGACCACGACACTTACCAGCACCTGATCTCCCTGCTCGACTCCTCCCGCGTCGACTACCGCATCGTCGACCATGCCCCCGAGGGCGCGACCGAGGCCGTCTGCGCCCTGCGCGGGCACCCCGCGTCCGAGGCCGCGAAGTGCATCGTCCTGCGGGTGAAGGTCGACCGGCGCACCACCCGGCACGTCCTCGCGGTCGTCCCCGGGGACCGTCGGGTCGACCTGGACGCCGTGCGCGAGCTGTTCGGGGCCCGTTACGCCGGCTTCAGTGACGCGGAGACCGCCGAGCGGCTGGCCCGCACGGTCCCGGGCACCGTCCTCCCCTTCAGCTTCGACCCCACCCTCGAACTCGTCGCCGACCCGGACGTCGTGGCCCGGCCTCGGCTGTACTTCAACGCCGCCCGGCTGGACCGCTCGCTGGTCCTCTCCGGCACGGACTACGCCCGGCTCGCCCAGCCGCGCGTGGCGCGCATCGCGGGCCCGGCTCCGGCGTAGGGCGGATGGCGCCCCGGCGTTGGGTGTCTCTCAGACCCGGTCGTCCGCCAACTCCCGCAGCGGCCATGTCCCGTCCACCACCGCGTCCGCCTCTCCCTTGCGGCGCAGGAAGGACTGGAAGTCCGCCGCCCATTCGGCGTACCACTCGATCTGGCGGCGGTGCAGTTCGGCCGGGCCGAGGGCCGCGACCTTGGGGTGGCGGTCGGCTATCGCGCAGGCCAGCCGGGCCGCGGCGAGGGCGTCGGCCGTGGCGTCGTGGGCGGAGTCCAGCACGACGCCGTACTCGGCGCAGACCGCCTCGAGGTTGCGCTTGCCACGGCGGTAGCGGTCGGCCCAGCGGTCGATGGTGTACGGGTCGATGACGGGGGCGGGATCCAGGCCGCCCAGGCGGTCGCGCAGTGACGGCAGTCCGTGGCGCCGGAGTTCGGCGGAGAGCAGGGTCAGGTCGAAGGCCGCGTTGTAGGCGACGACCGGGACGCCCGTCTTCCAGTACTCCGTCAGGACCTCCGCGATGGCGTCGGCGACCTGGTCCGCGGGTCTGCCCTCCGCGGCCGCCCGTTCATTGCTGATGCCGTGCACCGCCACCGCGTCCGCCGGGATCTCCACGCCCGGATCGGCCAGCCACTCCCGGCGCCCTATCGCCCGACCGTCCCGGACCTCGATGACCGCGCCCGTGACGATGCGCGCCTCGCGCGGATCCGTCCCGGTCGTCTCCAGGTCGAAGCCGATCAGCAACTGCCGGTGCCAGGCCATGGCGGCCCCCCTTCTTGGTGGTGCTTTCCCCCAGTGGTCTCCACGATCCCATGCGCCACTGACAATCAGAGGACCGCATTCCGCTTACCCGAGGGACACTTCAGGACACGGGCCGTGAATCCGCCCAAGCCAGTTCGAACTCCTCACGGTATGCGGAGAAGAGCCCGCCTTCGTCGACCTCGTCCGACTTGACCACCCGGCTGCCGTTGCGCAGGACCAGCACCGGCGCCTCCATGCCCCGCATCCCCCGCAGATAGGACTGCACGACTCCTATGCCGTCGGCGCCGTCGCCGTCGACCAGGTAGGCGGTGAAGCGCGGCGTCTCGTCGTACACCTGGATCTGGAAGGCACCGGGGTCGCGCAGGCGGGAGCGCACCCGGCGCATGTGCAGGATGTTCATCTCCACGGAACGGCTCAGCTCGCCCCGCTTGACGCCGAGTTCGCGCTCGCGCCGCTTCACCGCACTGGAGGCGGGGTTGAGGAACAGCAGCCGCACCCGGCAGCCGGCCTCGGCCAGGCGCACCAGCCGGCGTCCGGAGAAGTTCTGCACGAGCAGATTGAGACCGATGCCGATGGCGTCGACGCGGCGGGCGCCGCCGAAGAGGTCCTCGGCGGGGAACTGACGCATCAGCCGCACCCGGTCGGAGTGCACGGCCACCACGTCCGCGTACCGGTCGCCGACGAGGTCCTCGACCGCGTCGACGGGCAGCCGGCGCGCGGAGGGCACGTCACCGCCCGCGCCGAGCATCTCCAGGAGCCGCGCCGAGGCCCGCTCGGCCTGGTTCAGGACCGCCTCGGACAGGGCCCGGTTGCGCGAGACGACGTTCCGGGTCACCTCCAGCTCGTCCAGGGCGAGTTCGACGTCCCGGCGCTCGTCGAAGTACGGCTCGAAACACGGCCAGTGCTGCACCATCAGCTCGCGCAGCTGCGGCAGCGTCAGGAAGCTGATCACGTTGTCGTCGGCCGGGTCGAGGAGATAGCCCTTGCGCCGGCTCACCTCGCGTACGGCGACCGCGCGCTGCACCCACTCCTGTCCCGCGGGTCCGGCTGCGGCGACCGCCCAGTCCTCGCCGTGGACGGGTTCGTAGATGGGGCGCAGTACGGCGGCCACGACGGCCCGCAGGCGCTGTTCGACGAGGTTCAGCCAGATGTAGGCCCGGCCGGCTCGCTGGGCGCGCGTACGTACCTCACGCCAGGCGTCGGCATCCCAGTCCAGCTCAGGCCCGATGGAATGGGACTCCATCGGCCTGGCCAGGGACACCGTGCCGGGCGGGACGTCTGTGGAGTTCCCCTCGTGACCCTCGTCACCAGGGGGCAGCTCCAGCCCTCCCGAGCCCACCCGCGCACCGCCTTCCGCTCCCCCGAGCACTCCCTGTCTCAACGATCAAGGAAGGGTACTCCGGGAGCGGTCGGCGGTGCAGCCGGATGGACATGTCGTTTCTCAACTACGCGGTCGCACATGCCCGTTCTGCCCGGCGAGCTCGGCCGGCGTGAGCGGATTCATAGCGGTGACGTCCCTGGGGGCGATGGAGAATCCCTGCCAGTGGACCGGCATCGGCTGCTGGTCCTCGTCCCGCGCGATGTGGTGGAAGCCCACGTTCACCCAGACCAGGGGGTGGGTGAGGGCCTGACCGTTCACCCACTTGTCGACGGTCTTGGGATGGCCGCCCGGGCAGCCGGGGTTGTTGGTGGCGAACCGCTCGCACTTGTTGTACTCGGTGAAGTACAGGTCGTGCCGGGTGAACGCGCGGCCCGGGTACTTCGTGGTGG includes these proteins:
- a CDS encoding YbaK/EbsC family protein, yielding MPDHDTYQHLISLLDSSRVDYRIVDHAPEGATEAVCALRGHPASEAAKCIVLRVKVDRRTTRHVLAVVPGDRRVDLDAVRELFGARYAGFSDAETAERLARTVPGTVLPFSFDPTLELVADPDVVARPRLYFNAARLDRSLVLSGTDYARLAQPRVARIAGPAPA
- a CDS encoding DMT family transporter, coding for MSNARRTDAVLLLVAIVWGSSYLSAQTATAALPVLTVLLARYALSALACVGLMTARRHGPRRWTRAEVRAGLPLGVTQAAVLVVETYGVAHTTAANAGLIISLTIVLTPLLDRSGHPGGLPPSFFAAAGVCVVAVGLLMSGSGFHALRLGDLLMLAAAGVRAVHVCLVGRLTTDRTIRPLHLTAVQTLVGTVLFLPAAVPGLPDLARAGAATWTQLLYLALFCSVFAFLAQTWAVQRTSASRASLLLGTEPVWAAAFGVALGGEHLTALTGLGAALMVAGTYWGQSVERAHRTARPPGKTHGTAPASRPTAHPTEEDTAPACPTTTLTST
- a CDS encoding LysR family transcriptional regulator, which translates into the protein MDERQLRILRELGELGSVTAVAEALLVTPSAISQQLRLLQRAIPVPLTERHGRRLVLTDAGQALAGAAAEVETALARARHAVDEFVARPGGEVSVAAFHSAGAAFFPLLLRASATHGAPALSLADEDVPQEDFPRLTREYDLVLAHRLDHAPPWPRTVTVTALLHEPLDVAMPAGHPLAAKRRVTPRDVADEPWIAAHDGFPILATLEAVSAAAGRRLRLVHRINEFAVVAEAVAAGGGVALLPRWTMRPHPALVLRPLSGVRARRHIDALYRPERTARRAVRTVLAELRRAAGTIQDRDAGQPASG
- a CDS encoding 3'-5' exonuclease — protein: MAWHRQLLIGFDLETTGTDPREARIVTGAVIEVRDGRAIGRREWLADPGVEIPADAVAVHGISNERAAAEGRPADQVADAIAEVLTEYWKTGVPVVAYNAAFDLTLLSAELRRHGLPSLRDRLGGLDPAPVIDPYTIDRWADRYRRGKRNLEAVCAEYGVVLDSAHDATADALAAARLACAIADRHPKVAALGPAELHRRQIEWYAEWAADFQSFLRRKGEADAVVDGTWPLRELADDRV
- a CDS encoding SAV2148 family HEPN domain-containing protein, with the translated sequence MGSGGLELPPGDEGHEGNSTDVPPGTVSLARPMESHSIGPELDWDADAWREVRTRAQRAGRAYIWLNLVEQRLRAVVAAVLRPIYEPVHGEDWAVAAAGPAGQEWVQRAVAVREVSRRKGYLLDPADDNVISFLTLPQLRELMVQHWPCFEPYFDERRDVELALDELEVTRNVVSRNRALSEAVLNQAERASARLLEMLGAGGDVPSARRLPVDAVEDLVGDRYADVVAVHSDRVRLMRQFPAEDLFGGARRVDAIGIGLNLLVQNFSGRRLVRLAEAGCRVRLLFLNPASSAVKRRERELGVKRGELSRSVEMNILHMRRVRSRLRDPGAFQIQVYDETPRFTAYLVDGDGADGIGVVQSYLRGMRGMEAPVLVLRNGSRVVKSDEVDEGGLFSAYREEFELAWADSRPVS